One genomic segment of Sminthopsis crassicaudata isolate SCR6 chromosome 2, ASM4859323v1, whole genome shotgun sequence includes these proteins:
- the ISM2 gene encoding isthmin-2, producing MRVEKLAGPSPEEARTCTNRDGHPRTHARAGSRAPGQSPHYSVQKRVTRTHPSSSPTPRLSSLPAPPSRAPRRRPKEEGLSPPALLRQHWSNLFHPLPRNEGGEWKAVEEEGGQTRVSRARSSEAPGRVEETMPRLLGKTGLLLRFVLLSQLLPAGRALPLGKLRGPESGPPGPRDGSRSEPAEVPTSPSPMLPPEEEVPLSSQTRNRAGLRQHNRRGISQFVTPTHQGPRDVEPPTTQEASPFLLELQSLPGLADVDLSAQNPNIQVTIEVVDDLQAEMEMDLLTETSDYWSLGSPSWLPAKELFWPLFWGYTEGEEGGSGPQPEGKALREEEGKEDSEEDYATEYEEEEEEDEEPMLSGVGSSWNQRWPTPKTWDFMEKYNYDYEVEEEWSPWSSCSVTCSSGTQKRTRSCGYACTATESRMCELPRCPGTESKMGFPSEDWLPEVHNDTQMLGSDVDSCEKWLNCKSDFLAKYMSKMLTDLPSCPCAYPLEAVYSAVSLPDEQQGRSFRWRDASGPKEHLDVYQPTARFCLRSLLSLDSTTLAAQHCCYDEGSRLLTRGKGAGAPDLISTDFSPELHFKVDTLPWILCKGDWSRYHVARPPNNGRACADNPPEEEYLAQLQEAREY from the exons ATGCGGGTCGAGAAACTGGCCGGCCCGAGTCCGGAAGAGGCACGCACGTGCACGAACCGGGATGGTCACCCTCGCACGCACGCACGGGCAGGCTCCCGTGCCCCTGGGCAGAGCCCGCATTATTCCGTGCAGAAGCGTGTAACACGCACGCACCCTTCTTCCTCCCCGACCCCCCGGCTCTCCTCCCTTCCCGCACCGCCCTCCCGCGCCCCCCGGAGAAGGCCGAAGGAAGAGGGACTCTCTCCGCCCGCCCTCCTTCGCCAGCACTGGTCCAATcttttccaccccctcccccgcAATGAGGGAGGGGAGTGGAAAGcggtggaggaggagggggggcaGACTCGAGTGAGCCGAGCGAGAAGCAGTGAGGCGCCGGGGAGAGTGGAGGAGACGATGCCTCGGCTCCTCGGGAAAACTGGACTCCTCCTCCGCTTTGTCCTGCTCTCGCAGCTGCTCCCTGCCGGGAGGGCTCTGCCCCTGGGAAAGCTCCGAGGACCCGAATCCGGCCCCCCGGGGCCCCGGGACGGCAGCCGCTCCGAGCCAGCAGAG GTTCCTACCTCACCTAGTCCCATGTTACCCCCGGAAGAGGAAGTGCCATTGTCCTCCCAGACCAGGAACCGAGCTGGGCTACGACAACATAATCGCCGTGGTATATCCCAGTTTGTGACCCCAACCCATCAAGGCCCAAGGGATGTTGAACCCCCTACTACACAGGAAGCTTCTCCCTTCCTATTGGAACTGCAGAGCCTTCCAGGATTGGCTGATGTAGATCTCAGTGCTCAAAATCCCAACATCCAG GTGACCATTGAGGTGGTAGATGACCTGCAGGCTGAGATGGAGATGGACTTGTTGACAGAAACCAGTGATTACTGGTCCTTGGGCTCCCCCAGCTGGCTCCCTGCCAAAGAGCTCTTCTGGCCTCTGTTCTGGGGCTACACAGAGGGTGAGGAGGGAGGATCTGGGCCCCAGCCTGAGGGGAAAGCCctcagagaggaagagggaaaggaggacaGTGAGGAAGACTATGCCACAGAATacgaggaggaagaggaggaagacgAAGAACCCATGCTGAGTGGAGTGGGAAGCAGCTGGAATCAGAGATGGCCAACACCAAAGACCTGGGATTTCATGGAGAAATATAACTATG aTTATGAGGTGGAAGAAGAATGGAGCCCCTGGTCCTCTTGCAGTGTCACCTGCAGCAGCGGTACCCAGAAAAGGACCCGCTCCTGTGGCTACGCCTGCACAGCCACAGAGTCTCGAATGTGTGAATTGCCTCGATGCCCTG gaaCAGAAAGCAAAATGGGCTTTCCCAGTGAGGATTGGTTGCCTGAAGTGCACAATGACACTCAAATGCTTGGCTCAG ATGTAGATAGCTGTGAAAAGTGGCTGAACTGCAAGAGTGACTTCCTGGCTAAATACATGAGCAAGATGCTGACCGACCTGCCCAGCTGCCCCTGTGCTTACCCTCTGGAGGCCGTGTACAGTGCTGTGAGCCTTCCAGATGAGCAACAAGGTAGAAGCTTCCGCTGGAGGGATGCAAGCGGTCCCAAGGAACACCTGGACGTCTATCAGCCGACTGCCCGCTTCTGCCTGCGCTCCCTCCTCTCTTTGGACAGTACCACGCTGGCTGCCCAGCACTGCTGCTATGATGAGGGCAGCCGGCTCCTGACTCGTGGTAAGGGGGCTGGTGCCCCGGACCTCATCAGCACAGACTTCTCCCCAGAGCTGCACTTCAAGGTGGACACACTGCCTTGGATCCTGTGCAAAGGGGACTGGAGCCGCTATCATGTGGCGCGGCCCCCAAACAACGGGCGAGCCTGTGCTGACAACCCACCTGAGGAGGAATACCTGGCCCAGTTGCAGGAGGCCAGAGAGTATTAA